CCTGGACAACCTGGGACGCGAGGACTTCTTCGACGTCTCCGACACGCTCAGACAGGAATTGTTGGAGCAGGGAAAGCAATTCGAGGAGCTCGAATGGCTGACCCGACAGATTCTGTTCATTTCCCAGCAGGAATGGTTCACGCGCACCCAACGGCGCGACCGCCAGCGGGAGAAGTCGCGCAACGTGGCCAAGCTGCGCCGCAGCCTGGCCGCGCTGCTCTAGTTCCTACTCCGGGCGCTGCAGCGGGAACAACAAGACGTCGCGGATGGACGATTGGTCGGTCAGGAGCATCGCCATGCGGTCGATGCCGATTCCCACGCCTCCCATGGGCGGCATGCCGTATTCCATGGCGCGCAGGAAGTCCTCGTCCAGCGGGTGGGTCTCGTCTTCCCCGCCCCGCCCGCGCTCCACCTGCTCTTCCAGCAGTCGACGTTGCACGATCGGGTCGTTGAGCTCGGAATAGGAATTGCCCACTTCCATGCCCGCGATGGCCGGCTCGAAGCGCTCCACCAAGGTGGGGTCGGCGCGGTGGACCTTGCACAAAGGCGTGGATTCCAGCGGGTGGTCCATGACGAACGCCGGCTCCCAGAGATCCGGCTCGCAGAGCTCCTCGAAGGCGAGCATCATGGCGCGACCGCGCGTGAAGGTGCCGTCCAACTCCCAGTGGTTGCGCTTGATCAGGTCCTGCAGTTCGTCGTCGGCCAGCGCGTCGATGTCGACGCCCTTGCGCTTGAGGGCGGTCTTCACCGGCAGGCGCTCCCACTGACCGAAGAACGTGGTCAATTCCCGTCCCTGGTACACCAGCGGAACGTCACCGGCCTGGATGGCCTGGCATTCCCTTTCCAAGGCTTCCGGGGTGATCCCGCGGCCCAGGGCGGAACGGCGCGCCTTGAGCTTCAGGACCGTTTTCGCGGCCCGCTGCCAGATGGCCTGGAAATGGACCATCATGTCGTTGTAGTCGGCGTAGGCCTGGTAGAACTCCACCTGGGTGAACTCCGGATTGTGCGTGCGATCGATTCCCTCGTTGCGGAAATCCTTCACGAATTCGAACACGCGATCGAACCCGCCCGCGATCAGGCGCTTCAGGTAAAGCTCGTTGGATACGCGCAGGTAGAGCGGAATGTCCAAGGCATTGTGATGTGTCACGAAGGGGCGCGCGGAGGCCCCGCCGTAGATCGCCTGCAACGTGGGTGTTTCGACTTCCAAGAATTGCTGTTCCAGCAGGTAGGAGCGCACTTCCTGGACCATCGCGGTGCGCAGGCGAAACACGTTGGCGACTTCCGGATTGACCGCAAGATCCGCGTACCGCTGCCGATAGCGGGCTTCGATATCCGTGAACAGGCTGGATTGGAACGATTTGCGCCCGATCACCTTGCCGGATTCGTCCTTGGTCTCTTCCACCTTTGGAAACGGCAAGGGCTTGATGGACTTGGACAAAAGCTCGAATCCGTTCGTGCCCACCGCCTGCAAGGTCAGTTCACCGGACTTGGTGCGCATCAGGATGCCACGCACCCCGATGAAGTCGCCCAAATCCAAACTGCGCACCACCGGCCAAATCGC
This DNA window, taken from Fibrobacterota bacterium, encodes the following:
- the lysS gene encoding lysine--tRNA ligase; the protein is MSEQISTGGAQALTDQELARRENLRRIRELGVEPYPYRFEFSHRAADLRLMGEGKESAELRVLGTYSLAGRVVAFRGSGKTAFLNIQDDHERIQVYLRKDDDAQEAGMVAGQGEAIWPVVRSLDLGDFIGVRGILMRTKSGELTLQAVGTNGFELLSKSIKPLPFPKVEETKDESGKVIGRKSFQSSLFTDIEARYRQRYADLAVNPEVANVFRLRTAMVQEVRSYLLEQQFLEVETPTLQAIYGGASARPFVTHHNALDIPLYLRVSNELYLKRLIAGGFDRVFEFVKDFRNEGIDRTHNPEFTQVEFYQAYADYNDMMVHFQAIWQRAAKTVLKLKARRSALGRGITPEALERECQAIQAGDVPLVYQGRELTTFFGQWERLPVKTALKRKGVDIDALADDELQDLIKRNHWELDGTFTRGRAMMLAFEELCEPDLWEPAFVMDHPLESTPLCKVHRADPTLVERFEPAIAGMEVGNSYSELNDPIVQRRLLEEQVERGRGGEDETHPLDEDFLRAMEYGMPPMGGVGIGIDRMAMLLTDQSSIRDVLLFPLQRPE